The DNA sequence GTCAGCCTTGAAGAGGCTTTAAAGTGTGAGTACCTTATCTTTGCACTTCCTGCTCAAGTCGTTCGTGGCTGGCTTGAGGCGCATTTTACATTTAGTGGTCAAAAAATTCTGGTTGCTGCCAAAGGCATAGAGCAGGGAAGTGGGGCATTTCTGAATGAAATTTTTGCCAAGCATGTTCCCGAAGATCATCTCAGTTTTTTATCGGGTCCATCATTCGCAAGTGAGGTCATGCAAGGACTTCCTACTGCCGTTGTCATTAATTCAACCAATGAAACCCTCTCCAAAGAGTTTGCCGCATTTTTCCCAACATTTATTAAAACGTATACTTCTAAAGATGTCATTGGTGCGGAAGTGTGTGGGGCTTATAAAAATGTTCTTGCCATTGCGAGTGGTATTTGCGATGGACTAAAGCTGGGCAATAATGCAAGAGCGAGTTTAATCGCCCGTGGTCTTGTTGAGATGCGCCGTTTTGGAAAATTCTTTGGTGCGCAGGATGAGACTTTTTTGGGCTTAAGTGGCGCAGGAGATCTTTTTTTAACCGCTTCAAGTACGCTCTCTCGTAACTACCGTGTCGGTCTTTTTTTGGCTGAAGGCAAAAAACTTGAAGATATTTTAAATGAATTAGGTGAAGTGGCAGAGGGTGTGTTTACTTCCGAAGCAATCTTCGAGCTTTCCACTAAACATTCTATTTATACACCCATTGCCCATGAAATAGCACTTATTCTAAAAGGCAAAGAGCCTCGAATAAGCGTGAAAGATTTATTGGCTGATTGATGCTAAAAATCCTACTTACTTGCCTACTTTTTTCTTCGCTTTTGCACGCTAAAACACCTCCTTTGGAAGATATGATTGCCCAGATGATTATGATTGGTTTTGATGGAACCAAAGAGGGTGATAAATGGGTTGACCAAATCGCCAAAGACATTAAGCGTGAAAAGATTGGCGGGGTTTTCTTAATGGATAAAAACATTCAAAGCCCGACACAACTTAAAAAACTCAATGAATATCTCAAATCAGGAGCACCTAAAGGACTTCCTTTAATTGTTGCTGTGGAGCATGAGGGTGGAGAGAAGAGTAATTTTGAAGCTAAAAAAGGCTTTAGTGAAATCCCAAGTGCTTATGAGCTCTTCAAAAGTAAAGATATTTCTGAGACGGAACAACTTTACCAAAAGCTAAGTCAGGATCTTGCTAAAAGCGGTATCAATGTCAACTTTGCGCCCGTGCTTGATCTTCAACCCAAAAGCGATGTCTTTGAAAGCGCAAAATTACAACGAAGTTACTCTAGCTATGAAGAGATCGTTACAACGTATGCAATGCTTTTTATTAATGCGCTTCATGCTGAGGGTGTAATGCCCGTTGTCAAATATTTTCCAACAGCAGGTGCTAATCTTTGGAATAACTTTTCCAGTGAAGAAGATGTCACCAAAACATGGCGTTTTGAACAGTTAAAACCTTATTATGATCTCATCGCTTTTGGTAAAATGGATGCTGTGTTGATGTCGCATGTAATGCACAAAGAGATTGACCCAAAAAATCCAACACTCTTTTCAAAATTGGTTATTCAAGGGCTCCTTCGAGATAAAATGCACTTTGAAGGTGTTGTTTTTGCTGATAATTTGCGAACAAATTCCATTGCAAGCAGTGTTGACTTTAAACAACGCGTCATTCGCTCTATTGATGCAGGTGCAGATATATTAGTCTTTACAAACTATTTTGCAGATAACGCCAGTATGCCTTTTACGATTAATAAAATTATTACCGATGCCATTAAAAATGGAGAGTTAAAAGAGGAGCGCATAGCGCTTTCTTATGAGCGTATTGTGAATTTCAAACAAAAATTATCAAAGCGAGGAAGCCATGTTAATTAAAAATGCTTTTGTATCAACCACGCAAGGTCTTGCGTGTAAAGATGTGCTGATTGAAGAGGGAAAAATCGTTGCAGTTTCAGATCATCTTGATGCATCTACCCATGAAGTCATTGATGCAAGTGGACTTTATCTCCTTCCTGGTCTTATTGATCTTAACGTGCGTTTTTCCAACAGTTGCCTCAATCAAGAGCATATTGATAAGCTTGCCAACAGTTGTTTAAAAGGCGGTGTCACTACGGCGGTGGTTATGTCTGATTTTACGCCTCGACTGGACAGTGCAACGCTGCTTGAGTTGGTTAAATTTAAAATTGATCAAGCCAAAATCACGCTTCAAATCAGTGCTCCACTTGCTGATGAAAAAGAAGATCAGCTTCATAATATCGCTACGCTTTTAAACAATGGTGCAGCGGCAATCTTAGCAGACTCTCATCGTAATGCAAACTTACTTCGTCGAGGCATGCAATACGCTACAATGAAAAAAAGACCTTTCTTTGTGCAATGTTACGAGCCAAATTTGGATGACAATGGTTTGATGAATGATGGTGTTATCGCTTCTAAATTAGGGCTTTCTGGCATTTCAAAAATCTCTGAAACTGCCGAAGTGGCAAAGCTTTCAGAACTCGCACGTTTTTATGGTGCAACCGTCGTGTTAAAATCACTCTCAACCAAGCGTTCATTAGAGATTGCAAAAGAGCATAAAGCACTTCAATCTAAGCTTTACACCGAAGTTTCTATTCATCATCTGAGCAAAAATGATAGCAGTTGCGATGGTTTTAATACCTATGCAAAACTGATGCCACCGCTTCGCGAGGAAACAGAGCGACAAGCTTTAGTTGGAGCACTCAAAGAGGGGTTAATCGATGTTCTGACTTCCTCACATTCACCAAAGTCCATTTTGTATAAAGATGTAGCATTTGAGGATGCGGCATTTGGTATTGGCTCTATTGAAGAGTTTTTAACACTTGCGTATACATTCTTGGTTAAAAATGATGTCATTGCTCTTGGTGAACTGATCCGTATTTGTTGTCAAAACCCAGCTGAAGTATTGGGACTTTCTCATACAAAAGGTGCCATTAGCGTGGGATACGATGCCGATTTAGTTTTATTTGACCCTAAAGAGAGCTATACCGTGACCAACAAACATTCACTTTACTGTGGCAATACTCTTTATGGAAAAGTCAAAAAAGTTGTTGTGGACGGAAAGTTACTGCTAAATCAATAAAAGACGCGTGAGAGGTAAAGTCCACACGCTGGTATAAGTGATGTGGACACTTTCATTTGACGATCACGCTGTGCGATAAGATCATTAAAACTGAGCAATCCCTCAGATGCTTTGAGCAAACTTCCACACATCATACGCACTTGTGATCGCAAAAAGGCATCTCCTATAAAATAGATAATAATAAGATTTTTATACCGATACGCCCCTGCTTTAAAGATGGTACGCTCATCTTTCGTTGTACCCCCACCCAGTTTTTTAAAATACTCAAAGTTATGAAATCCAACAAAAACTTGTGCATAATCATTTAATTTCATAACATCTAGTGGTTTTACATGGTAGGCATAATTGGCTAAAAAAGGCTGATACGCACCATCATATAAGACATAGCGATAAAGTCTTTTTTTTGCATCAAAACGGGCATGAAACGAAGAATCAACGTGTGTAATACTCTGAATGAAAATGTAAGGTTTTAAAAAGCCATTCAGATGGGATTGAAGTTTTGAAAGATCACTCCAAAAAGAGGGGAGGTCTACATGTAAGACTTGGTGCATTGCATGAACACCTGTGTCTGTTCGTCCACTTCCTACAAGTGTCGCATCAACATTCACACGCCTAAAAGCTCTTGTAATGGCCCCCGCAACGCTCTGTGTTGTGATTGTTTCGTTTTTTTGGATTTGGAAGCCATGAAAAGCACTTCCATCATAACTTACAGTAATTTTAACACGCATAGAAATTTAAAAAACAGCACGAATGCGCTTTTGATAGATTTTATAAGCGATAAAAAAAGTTATAAGGAAAACAACGAGTGGTGCGATTTGTGGCTGCCACGTTGAAACGAGAGTTGTTAGAATAAGATAGATAGAGATCGTTGCAAACATGGCGATATAGATACCACCTTTGTTATAACGATACGTCACAATACCAATACTGAGTGCAATAAACGTTGAGGCAATAGGGAAAAGTGCAATAAGCAAGAAAAATGAAAGATCGTATGCGCGTCTTGAATCAACAAAAACACCATCCCAATACTCTTTGATACTTTGCATGGCTCCAACAGCGGTTTTTGGTTGTGAGTTGATGTGCATACGTTCAAAATCGACTTGTTGAATAGCATCTTTTGTAAACTCAAAAATTTTCCCTTGTTCAAGGTTAAGTCTAAGGACGCCTTTTTCATTGTCAATTATTGCATTGGAGGCAATAATAAGCTTTTCATCTTCTTTTTGAGTGGCGACTTGGTAGAGCGTCACACCACTGTAAAGTTTGTTGTCATCGCTGTGTTCAATATAAACTAACCAATCAGCAAATTTTTGACCAAATTCATTGGCTTTGATATTAAATTTTGCTTCGGCTTTTTTGTACTCTAAAAAGTTCGCATTGAGCTGTTTTGAAATAGGGATAAGCACAAAAATATCAAGAATTAGTAAAAATGAGAGTATGGAGGAGAGTGATAAAAAGAGTTGTGCAATTTTTTTAGGATTGTAGCCGAGCGTAAAAAGGACAATAGTCTCATTCTCTTTGGAGAGGTTAAAAAGTGTGATACAAAGCGCAATAAAAAACGTAATAGGAAGTGTATAGACCAATGTTTTAGGCAAAAGGTAGATATAAAGTGTTCCTAGCTCTAAAAAGTTCATCTTGATAATGGCTGTAAGTGCCGTAATTTTGATAAAAAAGACCACCGATGTGATAAAAAAGAGAATAAAAAATAACGAGCTAAAGAGCTCACTAAAATGTTGTAAAAGATAGCGACTAACTCTATTCATAGATTAATTCCAGTATATGTAAAATGGGTGTATCAAAAAGCCATGTGATTAAAAGACCAAGGGCTAAAAAAGGTATAAAGGGAAGTTCCAAGCCACGTTTGCGCAGAAGCATAAACGCTATTAGCGCAATAACGGCCGCAATGTAAATAGCAACAAATCCCAGCTTTATGCCAAGCAGGGCTCCCATGATACCCGCAATGATAATATCCGCTTCTCCCATAACCTCTTTTTTTGCAAGTGCCGAGACAAGAAAGCGTAAAAGGGTAAATGCACCCATAAATAAGAGCCCATTTTGCAGTGCTACCAGAGGATTACCAACACAAAAAGCGATGAGAAGTGCTGGCAGGCTGAGAGCATCAGGAACCGCTTTAAAGCGAAGATCAATGATGCTCAGTGCCAATAAAAGGGCTAAAACACTGCCGACTAAAAGTGCTTGAAGAACATTCTCTAGGCGTAGATAACAAAGCCCATACAAAAGGGCAGAGCAGAGTTCTACGAGAGGATATTGAAAAGAGATGCTTTCATGACAAAAAGCGCATTTTCCGCGCAGAGCAAGCCATGAAAAGAGCGGGATATTGTGGTACCATTTGAGCGGATGAAGGCATGATGGACAGTGTGAGGCAGGAAAATTGATGCTCATATTTTTTGGCATGCGCAAAATAGCGACATTTAAAAACGATCCAATACAAAGTCCAAAAAGTACGATCAAAATGCCTTCCATAACCCACTAACCCTTTAAATCTAATACCATATCGCTCAGATCAAAAAGAGGTTTAATCTCTTTTTGCAGAGTAAGGTGTGTAATGATACCTAATTTCGCACTCTCTTTTTGCAAATAATGGAAACTTTTCTCATACATTGCGCTTATATGAAGCTCTGTTTGGCTTAAAATGCCCCATAGTGGCCCTAAATGCTCAAAAGCAAGGTAAATAAGAAGCGTTTCATCTGTCTGCTTTTGAAACTGCACCATGACTTTTTTTCCTTGGTGAATTAAAGGGATATGAATGGTTGCTTTTGAGAGGGCTAGAAGCATATAGCCGTATATTTTAAAAAGCTCCTTTGAGAGCTGTTCGTTGCTGAGTTGTTTAAGTAAAAAAGCCTTGAAATCATTGAAACTAAAGCTTTTTCTCTCAAATAACTGTTCAATGGAGATCGGTAAAAAATAAGCTTCATTTTCAAAAAGTTGTGGCTGTCTGTAAAGGTTTGAAATAGTTAAGATGCCACCTTTACTCTCAAAAAAATTTGCCCAGTATTTTTGCCCAACTTTAAGGTTTTGATTGCTTTTAGTGGTCAGCTCTTTTCGTCCAATTTTCAAACGATAACGCAAGGCATCTATCTGTTTGAGTACTTCAATGGTTACAGGTAAATTGGCATTAAAATTGATACTAGAACTACTGGTATGCCCAATATCTTGACCAATTCCTGCTAATTTATGAAGCGTAGAGATCATAGGTGTGAACACTGCTCCACAATCTGTTCAGCGATCTCAAATTTACCTGCTAAGGCAAATTTTTGGACATGCGAAGTGGTGATAAAACTGATCTCATTTTTAGTGCTTCCAAAAGTGTTATGATCTTTAAGGACATTAAGACATACCGCATCTAGACCTTTTTTTTCTAGCATGGCACCTGCATTACCAAGCGCTTTGCTTTCATCCATCTCTGCTTTAAAGCCGATGACTTTGAAGCCTTTTTTAGGAAGGGATGAGAGCACATCGATATTGCGTTTAAGCTCTAAGCTATAGGTCTCACCCAACTCTTCTTTTTTGAGTTTGCCCTCATGCGTTTTGATAGGTACAAAATCACTCACGGCTGCTGCCATGAGAAGATAAGGGGTTTTATCGTTTTTATTCACATATTGCATTTGAGAGAGAAGGGCACTTTGAAGCTCATACGTGCTTTTTACATGTAACGTATTGATCGCATTAACCATAGGTGTTTCACCACTGCTGATGAGTGTGACATTGGCACCTTTGAGGTAAAATGCAAGAGCAAGGGCTGAGGCTTGTTTTCCGCTGGAAAAGTTGGTGAGGCATCTCACATCATCAATTTTCTCCATGGTGCCACCACCCGTGATAATGACTTCTCGATCAACCCAAAAAGACTCTTTGAGAAGTAGCCTAGCGCATGTGTAGAAAATTTGCTCAACATCAGCAAGCGCACCTACACCTTCGTCATTACACGCAAGTAATTTGGATTGCGGGGCGATGATTTGATAACCAAGTGAGATAAGTTTGGTAAGGCTCTCTTGTGTGATAGGGTTTAGCATCATATTAGTATTAGCCGATGGGGCTAGAACAATAGTTTTAGTAAATGCGATCGCCGTTTGTGTTAAAAGGTTGTCTGCAATGCCATGAGCGAGTTTATTGATCGTATTAACCGAAGCAGGGGCTATAATGAAAAGGTTCGCCCATTTACCCGTGTGAATGTGACTAAGCCCTTCACTCCACGATTCTGTTTCTACATGTAAAACCTTATTTTGACTGATCGCTTCAAAGGTAAGAGGCGTGATAAAACGCTTGGCATCTTCGCTCATAAGCACCTTAACTTCAGCTCCCGCTTTGATAAAAAGGCGAATAAGCTCTAATGCTTTATAGATCGCAATGCTTCCAGTTACGCCTAAAAGGATTTTTTTACCCAAGAGTTGGTTGTTACGCATCTTTTTTTCCAAAAAATTTATAGAAGAATCCCTCAATGATTTTAAGCGGTTCACGGTTGATCGCTAGGGCTCCTTTAGGGATGTCTTTGGTTACAGTTGTACCTGAAGCAATGAGGACATCATCCGCAATGGTAACAGGCGCAACAAGTTGAGTATCGCTACCGACGAAAACATTTTTGCCGATGATGGTTTTGTATTTTGCTTTACCATCGTAGTTACATGTAATCGTCCCACAGCCGATGTTCGTTCCCTCATCAATGGTAGCGTCACCCAAATAACTCAGATGTCCCGCTTTAACCCCTTTGAGAGTGGACTTTTTAATCTCGACAAAATTGCCAATGTGTGTATCTTCGATGATTGAGTCTGGTCGAACACGAGCCATAGGCCCTATGTCAGAGTTTTTGATGACACTTTTTTCAATGACCGAGTGCGCTTTAATATGCGCATTTTCTAGCATCGTTCCTTTAAGCAATGTGACACCATTTTCAAGTTTACATTCACCTTTTATCTGCACATCCGCTTCAATGTAGATGGTTTGAGGTAAGCGCATACTCACACCTTGTTCCATAAAACGGCGTTTAATGCGATCTTGCATCAACTCTTCGGCTTGGGAGAGGTGATATTTAGAGTTGACACCCATAAAGGTTGCTTCATCCACAAAAAGGGCTTTTACTGTTTTGTTCTCGACATTGGCTAAAGCAATTAAGTCCGTGATGTAATACTCTTTTTGACTGTTTTGGTTGGAAAGTTTAGGAAGATTCTCTTTTAGAAAATCGGTCTTAAAGAGGTAAACACCCGCATTTACGGCAGTTACTTTTTTCTCTTCAACACTCGCATCTTTCTCTTCAACGATTTTTTCCACGTTATAATGGGCATCCATAATGACACGCCCATAGCCAAATGGCTCTTTACATGTAAACGCACTCATGACAACGTCTGCTTCTAAATGTGTAAAATTTTGCATATTTTCTGCTTCAAGCAAAGGCATATCGCCATTGAGTACCAGCAAACGCTCATATTTTGGTACAACACCACGGATCGCACCACCCGTACCTGGGAAGTTTTGATGGTCTTGTATGCTATAGTGGATATTTTTAAAATGACGGTTCATTTTTTCTTGAACAAGGTCTGCTTGGTGGTATAAAATAACATGGATGTCGTCGCTGATCTTTTGTGCCTCTTTGATGATGTGGTATAACATCTCAAAGCCGCTGATCTCATGAAGTACCTTTGGAAGTGTGGACTTCATGCGAGTTCCAAGCCCCGCAGCCATAATCGCAATTGAAATATTCATTAATTGTGTTCCTAAGAGTCAGATTAAATCTATTTTAACGAAAAGTTGTTTAAAGATTAAAACGTTTTTAACGCAAAACCAACTAAAATCACAAGATAATATTAAAGGAAGCCATTTGAAGAACGCGAAGAGAATTTTACTTTTACTCTTGATTTGTATGACACCGATGGCTTTTGGTGCCGATACAATCCCTACGGTCAATCTTTCTCTCAGCGCACCTAACTCACCTCAACAGTTGGTAACCAGCCTTAACCTCGTTCTTGTTTTAACCATTCTGGTCTTAGCGCCTTCACTCATCTTTATGATGACCAGCTTTTTACGTCTTTTGATCGTCTTCTCTTTTTTGCGTCAAGCTCTTGGAACACAGCAAATGCCGCCATCTCAAGTGATGGTCTCTTTGGCGATGATTTTGACGTTTTTTATTATGGAACCGGTGATGAAAGAGTCGTATGAGGTCGCCATAAAGCCTTATTTGGCAGAAAAGATGAGTTACCAAGATGCATTTGAGAAAGGCTCTGCCCCTTTTAAAGCGTTTATGATTCGCAATACGCGTGAAAAAGACTTAGCGCTTTTCTTTCGTATTCGTAACCTTGAAAACCCTAAAAACATTGAAGATGTACCTTTGACCGTGGCAATGCCAGCATTTATGATCAGTGAGCTAAAGACTGCTTTTGAGATCGGCTTTTTGCTTTACTTGCCATTTCTTGTTATCGACATGGTGGTCAGTTCCGTTTTGATGGCAATGGGTATGATGATGCTCCCTCCTGTTATGATCTCACTTCCTTTTAAACTCTTGATTTTTGTTCTTGTTGATGGATGGAATCTTTTGGTGCAAAAACTCGTGGAGAGTTTCCATTAACGCTCACTCTATTAAAAATACTCCAATAGGTTTTGAACTTCACCATCCGCTTTTTGATGCAACCATTTTAAGACAAGGTGCGCAACTGATTCATTTTCAGCCTAAAGGTGGCGAGCCACTTTTTTGGAGTGCGGAGCTTTCAACGTTTGAAAAAGGCAAAGCATTTCGAGGTGGCATTCCTCTGTGTTGGCCGTGGTTTGGAAAAGCGGGCAGCCCCGCTCATGGATTTGCTCGTATTTTAGAGTGGGATTTGATCAAACATGAAGAAAGCGAAGAGGGTGTGCAACTCATCTTTGAACTGCATGACTCCGCAACGACACGTGCTCTGTGGTCTTATGCGTTTACCACACGACTCGAAATGAACTTGGGGCGCGATGTTGAACTCTCTTTACATGTAAACGCAGAAAAAGAGAGCACCGCTGCACTTCACTCCTACTTTATATGTAAGCATATTAACGATGTGAAAGTGATAGGGCTTGGTCGCACTTATAACGACTCATTACAAAATGGAGCGTCGTGTAAAAGTGGAGATGAATTTTTACATGTTAATCAAACCATTGATCGTATTTACACACATCCAGAGCCAGAAACTCTGCTTCAAGAGAATGATCGTACCATAAGCATTTTTCACGAAAATCATAGCGATGTTGTTGTGTGGAATCCATGGCTTGAGGGTAGTTCAAAACTAGCTGATATGAAAGAGGATGACTATACACAAATGCTTTGCATTGAAAGTGCGAGAATCACAGAGCCTTTGAAGTGCCAAGATCGTTTACATGTAAAGATCAAAACCCTTTTGCTGCTTTAAAATACTATCAAAAAGTTTTTGTGCTTCTTGGAGCATTTTTTCATTCTGTTTTTGGGCTTTTTCTAAAATCTTATCAAGGCTTTTTAAAATTGAATTGTTTGTATAATTTTGTGTATTGAGATCTTTGATAGTTGGTAGTTTACTGTTGATGTCATAAGCCGTATTGGTTGTTTTTGCTTGCGTTGTTGGACTGTCGCTTTCTTGTACATTTTTAAGATATTCGTCCATCATTGGCTGGATGACTTTCATTGCCGCATCAATCTCTTTTTGATCGTTTGCATCAATACCATCGCCTTTATAATGGAAATTGTAGCCATACGCATGGGTAAGTGTCATCGTTGTTGTTTGTGTTTTACCGTCACTTGCTTGTGAGAGTTCGGTTGAGCGTTCATCATACATACTAAGATCAATCACGTCACCACTGCTGGTTTGAAGAGAAAATCCAAAGGTGTTTGAACTGTAGCTTGCGGCATTGATACTTTGCATGATGACTCCTTAATGATTAGAACCTAAATCGGCACAAATCATTTTTATTTAACTATCAAAACCACTGTAAAATTTGCGCTCTTTTGAGACAACGATCTCTTTTTGACGTTCTTTTTTGTGCATATCTTTTTCCACAAAAAGAGGCTTTCGCGTTATAGGGTGTAAGCCTGTATAGTACATGAGTGTTGCATAGGTTGAAGGCGTTGGTGTAAAGATCTGCGCTTGTTCAGGATTGATTTTTAACACATTGCTCGCAAACTGCTTTAAGGAGTGCATGTGCTTCTCTTCACAACCTGGGTGTGCGGCAATGAGGTAGTAGGTTAAAAACTGTTTTTTACCAGACTCACGGCTCAATCTATCAAAAAGTGCTTTAAACTCGACTAAGGACTCTTTTCCGGGTTTCCCCATCAGTGCTAAAATTTCATCGTCGATGTGCTCGGGGGCGATTTTCATCTGACCGCTGAGGTGATGCTCAACAATCTCTTTAAGATACTCATACCCATAAGACTTATCATCGCTAATAAGATCATAACGAATACCCGAAGCGACAAACGCTTTTTTAATGCCGGGGAGTGCTCTTACTTTGCGTAGGAGATCAAGTTGTTTTTTATGCGTTGGTTTGAGTGCTTTGCAGAGTTTTGGGAACATACAACTTTTATCTTCACATGTTCCTTTGGAGAGTTTTTTAGAACACTCGTAACCGTACATATTTGCCGTTGGTCCTCCAAGATCGGAGATAATGCCTTTAAAATCCTTGTACGTGGTAAAGTGTTTTGCTTCTTTGAGAATGGAATCTTCACTACGGCTTCTGATGGTTCTGCCTTGATGTACGCTAATTGCGCAAAAGCTGCATTCACCATAACAGCCTTGATGCGTTGAAATGGAAAATTTAATCGTCTCCAGCGCTTTAACCGCGCCATCTTTTTTATGGTAAGGGTGAACATCTCGCATAAAAGGAAGCGCGCTTACTTCATCCATCTCTTCTGTGGTTAAGTAAAGTGCAGGCGGGTTTTGAATGAGGTAGCGAGCATCCACTTTTTGGCAAAGCCCTTTGGCTGAGATAGGGTCATTGTTGTGGTAAAAGATGTCGAACATGTCCATAAATTTGAGCTTATCCGCAAGCGTTTCATCGTGGCTTGGAAGCGTTAAATACTCCTCTTTTGGCTCTTTTGAAATGTAGCATAACCCTTTTACATGTAAAGGCTCAATCCCCTTTTTTAGGGCATCTGCAAACTCAACAATGCTCTTATCTGCCATGCCATACAGGAGATAATCAGCCTTGGCGTCGAACAAAATGGGTTTGCGAAGTTTGTTGCTCCAAAAATCATAATGTGTCACACGTCTAAGACTCGCTTCAATGCCGCCTAGCATAATAGGCACCGTGTTTTTAAAGTTTTGGCGGATAAGGTTGGTGTAAACAAGGCTCGCTCGATCAGGTCGTTTGTTATTGATACCACCAGGGGTATAATCATCAGAATTGCGAAATCTCTTTGTAGCTGTGTAGTTCGACACAAGCGAATCCACACTGCCGCCACTGACACCCCAAAAGAGCTTTGGCTCACCCAAACGGCTAATATCATCTTTACATGTAATGTCGGGTTGCCCGATAATGCCTACTTTATAGCCCGCTTTTTCCAATACACGCCCTACGACAGAAACGCCCATGTAAGGGCTGTCTATATAGGCATCAGAGGTGATGAGAATGACATCAAGTTGTTTCCATCCTCGATCCAACATCTCTTCGTGTGTGGTTGGTAAAAACATAGGCTTCCTAGTCGTTAGATAATAGGTGAAAA is a window from the Sulfurospirillum oryzae genome containing:
- a CDS encoding NAD(P)H-dependent glycerol-3-phosphate dehydrogenase, producing the protein MSIAVIGAGKWGQALQFALSRNVTCKITSRQIKPLENFVSLEEALKCEYLIFALPAQVVRGWLEAHFTFSGQKILVAAKGIEQGSGAFLNEIFAKHVPEDHLSFLSGPSFASEVMQGLPTAVVINSTNETLSKEFAAFFPTFIKTYTSKDVIGAEVCGAYKNVLAIASGICDGLKLGNNARASLIARGLVEMRRFGKFFGAQDETFLGLSGAGDLFLTASSTLSRNYRVGLFLAEGKKLEDILNELGEVAEGVFTSEAIFELSTKHSIYTPIAHEIALILKGKEPRISVKDLLAD
- a CDS encoding prepilin peptidase, whose protein sequence is MEGILIVLFGLCIGSFLNVAILRMPKNMSINFPASHCPSCLHPLKWYHNIPLFSWLALRGKCAFCHESISFQYPLVELCSALLYGLCYLRLENVLQALLVGSVLALLLALSIIDLRFKAVPDALSLPALLIAFCVGNPLVALQNGLLFMGAFTLLRFLVSALAKKEVMGEADIIIAGIMGALLGIKLGFVAIYIAAVIALIAFMLLRKRGLELPFIPFLALGLLITWLFDTPILHILELIYE
- a CDS encoding glycoside hydrolase family 3 N-terminal domain-containing protein produces the protein MLKILLTCLLFSSLLHAKTPPLEDMIAQMIMIGFDGTKEGDKWVDQIAKDIKREKIGGVFLMDKNIQSPTQLKKLNEYLKSGAPKGLPLIVAVEHEGGEKSNFEAKKGFSEIPSAYELFKSKDISETEQLYQKLSQDLAKSGINVNFAPVLDLQPKSDVFESAKLQRSYSSYEEIVTTYAMLFINALHAEGVMPVVKYFPTAGANLWNNFSSEEDVTKTWRFEQLKPYYDLIAFGKMDAVLMSHVMHKEIDPKNPTLFSKLVIQGLLRDKMHFEGVVFADNLRTNSIASSVDFKQRVIRSIDAGADILVFTNYFADNASMPFTINKIITDAIKNGELKEERIALSYERIVNFKQKLSKRGSHVN
- a CDS encoding LptF/LptG family permease; the encoded protein is MNRVSRYLLQHFSELFSSLFFILFFITSVVFFIKITALTAIIKMNFLELGTLYIYLLPKTLVYTLPITFFIALCITLFNLSKENETIVLFTLGYNPKKIAQLFLSLSSILSFLLILDIFVLIPISKQLNANFLEYKKAEAKFNIKANEFGQKFADWLVYIEHSDDNKLYSGVTLYQVATQKEDEKLIIASNAIIDNEKGVLRLNLEQGKIFEFTKDAIQQVDFERMHINSQPKTAVGAMQSIKEYWDGVFVDSRRAYDLSFFLLIALFPIASTFIALSIGIVTYRYNKGGIYIAMFATISIYLILTTLVSTWQPQIAPLVVFLITFFIAYKIYQKRIRAVF
- the truA gene encoding tRNA pseudouridine(38-40) synthase TruA, yielding MRVKITVSYDGSAFHGFQIQKNETITTQSVAGAITRAFRRVNVDATLVGSGRTDTGVHAMHQVLHVDLPSFWSDLSKLQSHLNGFLKPYIFIQSITHVDSSFHARFDAKKRLYRYVLYDGAYQPFLANYAYHVKPLDVMKLNDYAQVFVGFHNFEYFKKLGGGTTKDERTIFKAGAYRYKNLIIIYFIGDAFLRSQVRMMCGSLLKASEGLLSFNDLIAQRDRQMKVSTSLIPACGLYLSRVFY
- a CDS encoding amidohydrolase family protein, which translates into the protein MLIKNAFVSTTQGLACKDVLIEEGKIVAVSDHLDASTHEVIDASGLYLLPGLIDLNVRFSNSCLNQEHIDKLANSCLKGGVTTAVVMSDFTPRLDSATLLELVKFKIDQAKITLQISAPLADEKEDQLHNIATLLNNGAAAILADSHRNANLLRRGMQYATMKKRPFFVQCYEPNLDDNGLMNDGVIASKLGLSGISKISETAEVAKLSELARFYGATVVLKSLSTKRSLEIAKEHKALQSKLYTEVSIHHLSKNDSSCDGFNTYAKLMPPLREETERQALVGALKEGLIDVLTSSHSPKSILYKDVAFEDAAFGIGSIEEFLTLAYTFLVKNDVIALGELIRICCQNPAEVLGLSHTKGAISVGYDADLVLFDPKESYTVTNKHSLYCGNTLYGKVKKVVVDGKLLLNQ
- the coaBC gene encoding bifunctional phosphopantothenoylcysteine decarboxylase/phosphopantothenate--cysteine ligase CoaBC encodes the protein MRNNQLLGKKILLGVTGSIAIYKALELIRLFIKAGAEVKVLMSEDAKRFITPLTFEAISQNKVLHVETESWSEGLSHIHTGKWANLFIIAPASVNTINKLAHGIADNLLTQTAIAFTKTIVLAPSANTNMMLNPITQESLTKLISLGYQIIAPQSKLLACNDEGVGALADVEQIFYTCARLLLKESFWVDREVIITGGGTMEKIDDVRCLTNFSSGKQASALALAFYLKGANVTLISSGETPMVNAINTLHVKSTYELQSALLSQMQYVNKNDKTPYLLMAAAVSDFVPIKTHEGKLKKEELGETYSLELKRNIDVLSSLPKKGFKVIGFKAEMDESKALGNAGAMLEKKGLDAVCLNVLKDHNTFGSTKNEISFITTSHVQKFALAGKFEIAEQIVEQCSHL